In Brachybacterium saurashtrense, the genomic stretch GGCGGTCTCGTCGGGGGCGGCGACGGCGGGGAGCTCGCCGGTGGGGGTGGGGGAGTGCGTGGTCATGGCGACGCCGGGGTGCTTTCTTGCTCGTCGTACCGGAGGGCCGGGACCCGGGCGCCGCGGTGAGCGGGCGGGTCACCCTCCGGTGGGGTCGCGAACACGATTCACGACCGGTGGAAGTCTTTCACGGCAGGCCGTTCCCGTCACGGTGATAAACGCCGCTCCCCGCGCCGCCCCGGAGACCGGCTCAGCCGCGGTGCCGCTGCCACCACAGCGCCGCCTGCACCCGCGACTCCAGTCCCAGCTTCGTCAGCGCGTGGGAGAGGTGGGACTTCACCGTGGAGACCTCCACGAACAGGGCGCTGGCGATCTGCTGATTGGTGCGACCCTGCGCCACCAGCGCCAGCACGTCCTCCTCCCGCCCGGTGAACGCCGGGTCGGGGCCGGATCCGGCGCCGTCCGCGCCCCGCAGCGCCGCCAGGACCGTGCGGGTCGCGCCGGCGGAGAGCACCGCGTCCCCCCGGTGCACGTCCCGCACGGCGGCGAGGATGCGCTGCGGCTCCTCCGACTTCACCAGGTATCCGTCGGCCCCTGCCCCGAGCGCGCCGAGCACCGCCTCGTCGAGGTCGAACCCGGAGATCACCAGCACGCTCGCCCCCAGCGCGCGCAGGCGCGGTGTGATCTCGATGCCGGTCGCGCCGGGCATGCGCACATCGGTGAGCACCACGTCGGGGCGGTGCGCCCGGGTCTCCTCGACCGCCGCGGCACCGTCGGCCGCCCGGCCCACCACGGTGATGTCCGGGGCCGAGTCGAGCAGGGCCACCAGGCCGGAGAGGACGCCGGGATGGTCGTCGGCGACCACCACGCGGATCGGGGGAGTGCTCATGTGGGGGGCTCCTCGAGGTCGGGTGCGAAGGGGTGCTCGCCGCGGGCGCACAGCGGCAGACGCGCCTCCACCTGCCACCGGGAGGTGTCGTCGGGGAGAGGGCCGGCGCTCGCGGTGCCGCCCACCGCCGCGGCCCGGTGCGCGAGGGCGCCGCGCCCCACCCCGGTGCGGGGTGCGGCGTCGTCGGACCGCTCGTTGGTGAGCGTCAGCACCGCCGCGTCCTCCTCGCGCCGCGCGGTCATCGTCATCGGCGCCCGGCCGTGGCGCACCGCATTGGTGACCGCTTCGGCGCCGATGCGCAGCAGCGCGGCCTGCGCCGACGGCTCCACCTGGGCGGGGTCGCTCAGCGCCGGTTCGACCTCGACCCGGGCCTGCGGGTCCCGCCCCCGCAGCCGCGCGCTGAGGGAGGGCCAGTCCAGCGTGGCCTGCGGCAGCGCCCCGGCCTCCTCGCTGGAGAGCACCCCGATCATCGAGCGCAGGTCCCGCAGCGCCGCCCGGGCGGAGTCCCCGGCGGTGCGCAGGGAGCTCTCCCGCTCCGCGGCGTCCTCCAGGCTCGCGGCGAGACCGGTGTGGAGCGAGACGGCGCTGAGATGGCCCGCCACCACGTCGTGCAGGTCGTGGGCGATGGTGCGCCGCTCCGCCTCCACGGCGCGGGACGTGCGCACGGCCGCGAGCTCCTGCTCGAGCCCGGCGAGGCGTTCGGCCGCGAACCGGGCCTCACGATGGTGGCGCACCTCCCAGCCCCACAGCAGCGGGGTGGCGAGCACGAGCACGATGAGCATCGCCAGCAGCAGCACCTGCGGCCCGGGCACCCCGGCCACCAGTGCGGCGAGCATGCCGAGGGACCCGGTCGTGATCGCGAGGCCCGTGGTGAGGCGGGCGAGGCGCGCGCTGCCGTGCATCACCGGGTCGAACAGCGCCTCGAACAGCAGCAGATAGGCGCCGATGTTCCCGCCCCCGAGCAGCTCGGCGAGGCTCAGCGGCCCGGCGACCGCGAGCGTGACCGCCGGGCGGCGCCGCCGCCACAGAAGGCTCGCGCAGGAGACCAGCAGGAGGGTGAGAGAGACCGGCAGCCCCCATCCGTCCCGCCCCGACAGCAGCCCCGAGCTCTGCAGCCCCAGCAGCGGCAGCGCCACGACGACCCCGGCGTACAGGGCGGCGACCAGCAGGTCGCGCCCGAGTCCGGGCTCGTGCTCGACGGGCTCGACGGCGGAGGGCATGCTCCGAGGCTACGCGGGCGGGGATCCCCGCGGAGGGCGGCCCGCGCGGTTCCTCCCAAGGGGGGAGGACCGCGCCCCGCCGCACCGGGAAGGATGATCGTCATGGATGTGCTGACCGATGCCGCCGGCCCGCTGGGCCTGGTGCTGCTGGCCCTGGTGGACTCGACCTCGATGGGCACGCTGGTGATCCCCGTGATCCTGCTGGTGGTGGGAGAGGGCGGGGCGCGCCGCGTGGCCGGCCGCACCCTGCTGTACCTGCTGGTGATCGGGGTGTTCTACCTGGTGCTCGGCGTGGCGCTGCTGGCCGGTCTGCTGCCGCTGCTGGCACGCTTCGGGCACCTGCTGGGTGCCCCGCCGGTGATGCTGGTGCTCGCCGTGCTGGGCGTGCTGGCGGTGATCTGGTCCTTCCGGCTGGAACCGGCGGCGATCGAGAAGCGGGGAGGGGACCCGCAGGCCTCCGCCCGGCGCTGGACCCTCCGCGCCCGGCGCGCCTCCGGCCGTCCCGCGCTGCTGGTCTCGCTGGCGCTGGTAGCCGGGGTGATCGAGGCGGCCTCGATGCTCCCGTACCTCGCGGCTATGGGGCTGGTGGCAGAGATGGGGCTGGGGCTGGGGGCCGGGGCGCTGGTCCTGGCCGGCTACTGCACGGTGATGATCCTGCCCGCCGCGGTGCTGTGCGGGGTGCGGGCGCTGCTGGGGGCGCGGGCGGACCGCCTCCTCGAGCGACTCCACGACCGCGCGGTGCGCAGCGCCCCGAGCGCCTTCTCCTGGATGCTGGGAATCGTGGGCGTGGTGGTGGTGGTGAACACCGCCGGGCCCGCGCTGGAGTGGCTCGGCGGGAACGCGGGCCCCTGACCGGGGCGGACGGTTCCCGAGCATCCCGTCCGCGGTGGTCACAGGGCCGGTAGACTCCCGGCAATCCGCGCACGCCGAGAGGGGAGGGGCCCGCACCATGCCGCCCACGGACGAGGGAGCCGACCGCCACGCCCCGCCGGTGCGCGGCCGGCGCGCCCGCCTGGACCACGTGCTGGACCTCATCATCGAGGAGGGCCACCTGGGGGTGGACGATCTCATCGAGCGGCTGGGCATCTCCCCGGCCACCGCGCGGCGCGACCTCGACACCCTCGCCGAGCAGCAGCTCGTGATCCGCACCCACGGCGGCGCCTCCGCCCATCCGGACGCGAGCGCCCTGCCCATGCGCTACCGGGCCGCGCGCAACGCCGGCGCCAAGGAGGCGATCGCCCGGTGCGCCGTGGAGCTCGCCGAGCCCGGCAGCGTGCTGGGCCTGAACGGCGGCACCACCACCACGGCCCTGGCGCAGGAGCTCGCCGCCCACCCCGCCTTCCGTGAGGCGCCGCGGCAGACGGTCCTGGTCACCAACGCGATCAACATCGCCCAGGAGCTGGCGGTGCGGCGGCACCTGCAGCTGGTGGTGACCGGCGGCGTGGTGAAGGAGGCCAGCTTCGAGCTGGTGGGCTCCTGGGCGGAGCAGCTGCTGGCGCAGATCCGCATCGACACCCTGTTTCTGGGCGTGGACGGCCTCACCGCCGTCGACGGCGCCCGCACCCACGACGAGGCGGAGGCGTCGATCTCGGCCCGCCTCATCGAGCGCTCCACCCGCGTGGTGGTGCTCGCGGACGCGGAGAAGATCGGCACCGGCGCCTTCGCGAGGATCGTGCCCACCACGGGGATCCACGACCTGGTCACCGAGGAGTCCTCCGATCCGGAGGTCCTCGCCGCGCTGCGCGAGGCCGGGGTGCGGGTGCACCTGGCCCCCGCCGAGCACGGGAGGGCCGGCTGAGATGGCCAGAGCATCCCGGGGCACCGTGACCCTGGCCGACGTGGCCCGCGTCGCCGGCGTGTCCCTGGCCACCGCCTCCTTCGTGCTCTCCGGCCGGGCGGGCGCCCGCTCCGCCGGCTCGGAGGAGACCAAGGCGAAGGTGCGTGCGGCGGCGGCCGAGCTCGGCTACGTCCCCAACCGGCACGCGCAGGCCATGCGCACCGGTCGCGGCGGCGGGATCGTGCTGGCGTTGGGCACCCTCGACGACCCGTGGGGCGTGCAGCTGGCCACGCAGGTGCGGGAGGACGCCCTCGCCCACGACCTCTCCACCCTGATCCTCGCCGACGAGCGCTGGTACGAGTACCTGATGGGCGCCTCCGCCGATGCCGCCCTGGTGACCAGCATCGACTTCGTGGACGACGGGCCCGAGCGGGTGCGCCGCCTGGCGGCGTCCACGCAGACGGGCCTGATCGCCTTCAGCGCCCGGATGGAGCCGGAACGGTTCGACGTGGTGCGCTCCACCCCGGTCCCCGCGATCGGCCGCGCCTACGAGCGGCTGCGCGCCCGCCATCGTCGGGTGCGGCTGCTCGCCCCCGAGCTGGGCCGGCGCCCCGGCGGCACCCTCGAGCATCCCCGCACCCGCGCGTTCCTCGACGCCGCGCAGGCCCACGGCGACGGACCGGGGGAGGACCTCCTCCACCTGGTCCCCGAGGGCAGCCGCGACACCTACCTCGCCGGCCTGGAGTGGATGAGCGGCCCGGACCGGCCCGAGGCCGTCATCTGCTTCACCGGCTACCAGGCGGTGGCGCTGCAGCTCGCCGCCGAGCGGGCCGGCCTGCGGATCCCCGAGGACCTCGAGTTCGTGGCCATCGGCGACGTCCCCGCCGCCTCCGAGTTCTTCGGCCCGATCAGCTACTACGGCGTGGACGACGTCTTCGCGCGGCTCTCGCGCATCATCGTGGGCCGTGCGGCGGACCGCGAGGATCGCCCCGGCGCCCTGCACACCTTCGACTGGGAGTTCTTCCCCGGCACCACCACCCGCGACCCCGAGGAGAGCGCGTGAGGCGCACCTGGACCCTGCCCGGCCTGCACATCGAGGACGTCACCCTGCCGGTGCCGCTGGACCACGCCGATCCGGCCGGCCCGCGGATCGAGGTGTTCGCCCGGATCCTCACCGCCGAGGGCGGGCAGGACCGCCCCCACCTGGTGTTCCTGCAGGGCGGGCCCGGCTCCGAGGCGCCGCGGCCGCTGGACGCCTCCACCCCGGGATGGCTGGGCCGGGCGCTGCGCGAGCACCGCGTGGTGATGCTCGACCAGCGCGGCACCGGCCTGTCCGGCCCCGTCGGCCCGGACACCGCGCTGCCCGAGGGCATGGGCGCCCCCACCCTGCGGGAGGCGACCCCCGCCCAGCAGGCCCACCACCTCACCCACTTCCGGGCGGACGCGATCGTGGCGGACGCCGAGATGCTGCGCGAGCACCTGGGGATCGAGCGCTGGGCGCTGCTGGGGCAGTCCTTCGGCGGCTTCACCGCCCTGCGCTACCTCAGCGCCGCCGCGGCCGGCGTCTCCACCGTGCTGTTCACCGGCGGCCTGCCTGCCGTGGGCCCCGGCCCGGACGAGGTCTACGCCACGACCTGGGAGGGCATGATCGCCCGGTCCGAGCGCTTCTGGGAGCGGTTCCCCGGTGACCGCGACCGGTTCCGCCGCCTCGCCGAGCGCGCGGACGCCGGGCGGCTGCGCCTGCCGGACGGGCAGCGGGTCTCGGTGGAGCGGCTGCGCCGACTGGGCCACCTGCTGGGCGCCTCCCAGGGCGCCGAGCGGCTCCACCACCTGCTGGCCCTGGACCCCGCCGCGCCCGCCCTCGCCCACGATCTCGCCGCCGCGCTGCCCTTCGGCGGCCGCAATCCGCTGTACGCGGTGCTGCACGAGAGCTGCTGGGCCGACGGGGTCGCCACCCGGTGGGCGGCGGACCGCACGCAGCCGGACGCGGTGCGGCAGGACCCGACCCTGCTGGCGGGGGAGCACGTGCACCGCAGCCTCTTCGCCGAGGACCCGGAGCTGGCGGTGTGGGCGGAGGCGGCGGACCTGCTGGCCGCGCACGAGTGGCCGGCGCTGTACGACCCCGCCGCGCTGCGCGCCGCCGACGTGCCCGGCGCGGCCGCGGTGTACTACGACGACGCCTACGTGCCGCGCGAGACCTCCCTCGCCACCGCCTCGCTGCTGCCCCGCCTGCGCCCCTGGATCACCAGCGAGTACGAGCACAACGGCCTGCGCGCCGGCGGCGAGACCGTGCTCGACCACCTGCTGGACCTCGCCGCAGGGCGCCGCACCGCCTGATCTCCGCCGACCCGTCCGGCGTGACCTCGCCCACACCGGCGCGGTGATGAGGCAGGTCACAGGGGCGTCGACGCCACCATTGCCATCCACTGGTCAGGATCGGCTCGACATAATAGTGAGAGGCCACTAATAATTCTCGCCAGGTCGCTCCACGCGGCCCACGACGACGCGCCGGCCACGGGCCGGGCGCGGCCCATGACGAAGGAGTCCACTCGTGTCGACACCCACGGCGGGTCCCGGCTTCGCCCCGGATCCCACCATCGACCTGCAGGGCAGCCCCAACCGGCTCGGCCCGAAGCTGCCCATCCCGCACCTGGGGATCCAGCCCGATGCGACGAAGCCCTGGTGGTACATCGCCGGGATCGTGCTGGCCCAGTTCGGCCTGTTCGTGGCGCTGCTCGCCCCCGCCACCGTCTCGATCCAGCTGAAGATCACCACCCTCACCGACGTCCCGGCCGAGCAGGCCTCGATGACGGCGATGGTGATCGCCCCCGGCGCCCTCGCCGCGGTGATCTTCAACGCCCTGGGCGGGCGCATCTCCGACCGCACCACCTCGGGCCTGGGTCGGCGTCGGCCCTGGATCGTGCTGGGCAGCGCCGGCCTCACGCTCGCCCTGGTGCTCATCGCCCTGGCCACCGGTCCGCTGCTGATGGCGGTGGGCTGGTTCATCTCCCAGGCCTTCGCGAACCTGGCCTTCGCCGCCTTCCTCGCCTCGGTGGCCGATCAGCTGCCCTCGGAGCAGTACGGCAAGACCTCCGGCCTCATCGGCATCGCCCAGAACGTGGGCATCATGGTGGCCACCTGGCTCAGCGCCTGGCTGAGCGGCGACATGCTCGCGCTGTTCCTGGTCCCGGCGCTGATCGGCCTGGCGCTGATGACGCTGTACGCGCTGATGATCCCCGAGCCGGTGCTCAAGGAGAACCGCTACCCGTTCAACCTGCGCGAGCTCGCCACCACCTTCTGGACCAACCCGCTGAAGCACCCCGACTTCGGGCTCGCCTGGTGGGGCCGTGCGCTGATCGTCCTCGCCTCGTACCTCTTCATCACCTTCCGGCTGCTGTACATGACCAACCACCTCGGCCTCGCCGCCGGGGCCGCGGCGGCCGCGGTCGCCGTGGGCGTCACCATCTACACCGTCGCCTCGATGGTGGCGAGCCTGCTGGCCGGCTGGCTCTCCGACTACCTGGGACGCCGCAAGGTGATGGTGGCCGTGGCGATCCTGCTGTTCGGCGTCGCCACCTACATGCTCCTGCACGCCGAGACCGTCACCGCGTTCTACCTGGTGGAGGCCGTGATGGGCTTCGCCTACGGCATGTACGTGGCCGTGGATCTCGCCCTGGTGCTCGACGTGCTGCCCGATCGCGAGAACGCCGGCAAGGACCTGGGCGTGTTCAACATGGCCAATGCGCTGCCGCAGTCCCTCGCCCCCGGCATCGGCGGGTTCCTGCTGGCGAACCTGGGCGGCGGCACCGACTTCACCGCCCTGCTCGTCGCCGCGCTCATCGCGGCGGTCATCGGCGCCGTGCTCACGATGTTCATCCGCGGCGTGAAGTAGCACGCCGCCGGCGTGGAACACTGGTCTCCGATCGCGCCGAAGGAGACCCATGACCACCGCCGCCTCCCGCTCCCGCTCCGCCCGTCGACGTCCCGGTCGTCCTCGCGGTCAGGACTCCGCGGTGGTGCGGGAGGCGGCGCTCGTGGCCGCGATGGAGCTCATCGCCCGGCAGGGCTTCGCGGCCACCTCGATGTCCCAGGTGGCCCACGCCGCGGGGATCTCCCCGTCGGGCCTCGCCCACCACTTCCGCTCCAAGCAGGCGCTGCTGGGCGCGGTGCTCGCCCGGCGCGATGAGCTGGACGCGGTGCCGCCGCGGCCCGACGAGGACGAGCCCTGGCGCGCCTACCGGGAGCTGGTGGACCTGGCCCGCCACAACATGGACAACCGCCAGATCGTGGCGCTGTTCATGACGATGGTGGGCGAGGCGGTCGCGCCGGAGCACCCGGCGCACGAGTGGATGCTGCGCCACTACCGCGACGTGCTGGCGCAGCTCACCGCCCAGGTGCGCACCGATCAGGAGGCGGGGCGAGTGCGCGAGGACGCCCCCGCCGAGCGGATCGCCCGCGAGACCATCGCCCTCATGGACGGCCTCCAGGTGCAGTGGCTGCTGGACCCGGAGGTGGACATGTCCCGCGCGATGGCCGAGCACCTCGCGGATCTGCGCCGCTGCTGGGACCTCGCCCCCTGAGCCCTCGGGCGCCGCGAGACGCCCGCGGCGTCCCCTGGTCGAGCCGACCGCCCGCCTCACGCCGTCGTGACCTGCGGGCATCGGTCCTCCTTCGCACGCCTGCGCGGAGCGGATCCTGCACGGACCGCGCGGCAGGCCTCGTCGACGCGCGGTGCGGTTGTGACCGCCGACACAGCGATGTAACGTTTTGCACCGCGTGTTCCCTGCCCGACGATGATGACGGAGTCCCCATGAACCACGCAGCATCCCACCCCGCCCCCGTGCACGGCCGCCGCCGCGTCCTCGCCTCCCTCGGCGCGCTGCCCGCCGGCGCCGCGCTCGCCGCCGCCGGCGCCGCCCGGGCCGAACCCGGCCGCGGCAAGGGCGGCAACCACTCCGGCGGCGAGTTCCGCCTGGGCGTGGAGAACCTGCTCGAGCCCGAGGCGCTGGAGACCCTGCGCGGTGCGCGCGTGGGCCTGATCACCAACCCCACCGGCACCGACCGCACCCTCCGCTCCACCATCGACCTGCTGGTCGCGGCGCAGGAGGACGGCGGCTTCACCATGACCGCGCTGTTCGGCCCCGAGCACGGGGTGCGCGGCGCGGAGCCGGCCGGCGGCTCCGTGGGCGACTACATCGACGAGAAGACGGGCCTGCCGGTGCGCTCCCTCTACGGGGCCACCCAGAAGCCCACCCCCGAGATGCTGGCCGACGTGGACGTGCTGGTGTTCGACATCCAGGACATCGGCACCCGCTTCTACACCTACATCTGGACCATGTACTACGCCATGGAGGCCGCCGGCGAGAACGACAAGCGCGTCGTGGTGCTGGACCGCCCCAACCCGCTGGGCGCGGACGTGGAGGGCTTCGTGCTCGAGCCGGAGCTCTCTTCCTTCGTGGGGCTGCGGGAGATCCCCCAGGCCCACGGCCTCACCGTGGGCGAGCTCGCCCGCTTCTTCGACGGGGAGTTCCTGGACGGCGCCACCGATCTCGAGGTCGTCCCCATGAGCGGCTACGACCCGGAGGATCCCGCCGCCGCGGACCTCCCGTGGGTGCTGCCCTCCCCGAACATCCCCACCGCGGACACCGCCGTGGTGTACGCCGGCACCGGCCTGATCGAGTCGCTGAACGTCTCCGAGGGCCGCGGCACCACCACGCCGTTCCTCTGGTTCGGCGCCCCCTTCATCGGCGAGCAGCAGATCGACGCGATCATCGAGGACCTGCAGGCCGCTGAGCTTCCCGGCGTGCTGTACCGGCCGATGTTCGCCACCCCCTCCACCTCCAAGCAGGCCGGCTCCTTCTGCGGCGGCCTGCAGCTGCACGTCACCGATCCGCGCGCGTACCAGCCGGTGCGCACCGGCATCCACGTGCTCGCCGCGCTGCTGCGCAACGTCGAGGAGGTGGACTGGCGCGAGGGGGACGACTGCCGCACCCCCGAGGACGTGTGCTGGATCGACAAGCTCTCCGGCACCGGCCGCACCCGCGCGATGCTCGAGGACGGCGCGGAGCCCGAGCAGATCGTCGAGGCCTGGCGCAAGGAGGCCCAGCGCTTCACCGCCGCCGCCCAGAGCTACCGCCTGTACTGACCGGGAGAGCATGATGACCGCACTGACCCGACGCACCTTCACCGCCGCCGCCTTCGGCGGCCTGGGCGCGGCCCTCGCCGTGCCCGGCGCCGCCCGCGCCGCGGGCACCGTGCACCGCAAGCAGCTCGAGGAGCTCCTGGCCGGGATGAGCCTGGAGCAGAAGATCGGCCAGCTGTTCGTGGCCGTGGGCTACGGCGCCACCGCCGATGCCCCGCATCCCTCGAACACCTCCACCACCGGGGTGGACACCATCGCCGAGATCGTCCGCACCCACCACGTGGGCGGGCTGATCTACTTCGTGTGGAGCGACAACCTCCAGGACATCCCCCAGATCGCCCAGCTCTCGAACGACGTGCAGGACGCGGCGCTCGATTCCGGCGGGATCCCGCTGGTGCTCAGCGCCGACGAGGAGCGCGGCATCGTGTTCCGCCTCCCCGCCCCGGCGACGGCGCTGCCGGGCCAGATGGCGCTGGGCGCCACCGGCTCCCCGGCCCACGCCCGCAAGGCGGGGGACCTCGTGGGCGCGGAGATGCGGGCCGCCGGCCTGCACCAGTCCTTCTCCCCGGTGGTGGACGTCAACATCGAGGCGCGCAACCCGGTGATCGGCGTGCGCTCCCTGGGCGCGGACCCGCAGACGGTCGCGGATCTCGCCGCCGCCCAGATCAAGGGCCAGCAGGGGGCGGGCTGCTCCGCCGCGGCCAAGCACTTCCCCGGCCACGGGGACACCGCCACCGACTCCCACGTGGGCCTGCCGGTCATCGACCACACCCGCGAGGAGCTGGACGCCCTCGACCTGCCGCCCTTCGTGGCCGCGATCGCGCAGGGCGTGGACACGATCATGACCGCGCACATCATGGTGCCGGCGCTGGACGACTCCGGCCGCCCCGCCACCCTCTCCCACCCGATCCTCACCGGACTGCTGCGCGAGGAGCTGGGCTTCGAGGGCGTGATCGTCACCGACTCCCTCGCGATGGAGGGCGTGCGCACCCTGTTCGGCGACGATCGGGTGCCGGTGGAGGCGATCCTCGCCGGCGCCGACCAGATGCTCATGCCGCCGGACCTCGCCGTCGCGCTCGGCGGGGTGCGCGACGCGGTGGCGAGCGGCGAGATCACCGAGGAGCGGCTGGATCAGTCGGTGCGGCGCATCCTCGCCCAGAAGATGCGCCGCGGCCTGTTCGACGAGGTGCACGTGGATCCGGCCGCGGCGGCCGACGCGATCGGCCTGGACAAGCACGCCGCCACCGCCCAGCGCATCGCCGAGGACTCGATCACCCTGATCGCGGATGACGCCGGCACGGTCCCGCTCGCGCCGGGCACCTCGGTGCTGGTCACCGGCGGCACCACCGGTGCGCGCCTGGCGCTGGTCGCGGAGGCGCTCACCGCGGCGGGGCTGCCCGCCACCAGCCTCGCGGACGCCTCTCCCCAGGAGGCCGCCGCGGCCGCCGAGGAGGCGGAGGCGGTGCTGGTGCTCACCTACTCCTCGGGCTTCACCACGCCCGCCGCGCAGCAGGAGCTGGTCGCGGCGCTGGTCGCCAGCGGCACCCCGGTGCTCCATGCCGCGCTGCGCAACCCCTACGACGTGGTGCACCTCGGGGAGGTCGCGGCGTCGCTGGCCACCTACAGCTACACCGAGCCGTCGCTGCGGGCCCTGGCCCGGGTGGTCGCCGGGGAGATCCGGGCCAAGGGGTCGCTGCCGGTGCCGATCCCCACGGCCGACGGCTCAGGGGAGGCGTACCCGATCGGGCACGGCCTGGGCTGAGCCGGCCCGGGCCTCCGCCGCCTCCCGGGCGAGGCGGCGGCGCCGCACCTGCACCCAGCCGGCCGTGAACACGATCCCGGCCAGCACCATCACCGTGGTCATCAGCGCGATGACCACGGTGAAGGTGGTGTGCAGCGGCGCCAGGGACAGCAGTGCGCTGGAGGTGATGATGCCCAGCGCGTTCGCGGTGCGCAGCAGCGCGAACACCTCGGCCCGGTGGGCGGGCTCCACCAGGGTGTCCAGCACCAGCGAGTAGTAGGTGGCCAGCGGCGCGAGCACCGCGCCCACCAGCAGGGCGCCCACCACGGTCGCGGCCACGGACTGGCCGAAGCCCACCGCGGCGACGCCCAGCGCGGTCACGGCGAGCCAGGCCAGCACGGTGCGCCGGCGCGGCATGCGGTTGTGCACGCTCACCCAGATGCCGCCGAGGATCGAGGTGACGCACAGCGCGACCGGGAAGATCACGCCCCAGGTGGCCGGCATCCCGAAGGAGACCGCCATCGAGACCGCCCCGATCTCGATCGCGGAGATCGCGGCGGCGCTCGCGCCGCCGCACAGCAGCCACAGCCCGATCGCGGGGCTGAGCCGCAGGTGGCCGCGGCGCTGCGCCGGGCCGGGCGCGGTGGCGGTGGGGATGCGCGGCAGCAGCAGCATCGGCCCCAGCCCCAGCAGCACCATCGCCCAGGCGGCCGCCTGCGGGGAGACGCTGCCCAGGGCCGCGGCGAGCACCGGGGAGGCCACGAACGCCACCTCGTTGAGCGTGGCCGCCACCCCGAGGGAGCGGGGCAGGCGGGAGGCGGGCACGAGGTGGTTCAGCACCGCGCGCAGCGTGCCGTAGGCGGCGCCGTTGACCAGCCCCGCCAGGGCCGCGCCGGCGACCACCAGCGCGAAGGGGGCCTGCAGCCCGGCGAGCACGGCGATGCCGATCAATGCGAGGGTGCGCAGGCCGATCAGCGCGCGCACGAAGGGGACGGGGGAGAAGCGCCGGCCCAGGCGGGTGATCGGCACCGCGCCCACCACCTGGGCGGCGGTCATCGCGAGCATCATGGCGGCGCCGCTGGCGGCGTCCCCGGTGAGCGGCAGCGCGATCAGCGAGAAGGCGATCGGCGCGGAGGCCTGCGGGATGGTGAAGGTGCCGTACGAGGCGTACCAGCGCAGCAGCGACGCCGGGGTGCGAGGGGCGGGGGCGTTCACGGGGACCTCCTTCGATGCATCGGGGACCAGGGGCGGAACCACCTCTGCGCAACATAGTGCGCACAGGCCGAGATGCGCAATATAGTGCGCGCCCGGCTCGCTATGCTTCTTCTCACGCAGTCGATCGGGAGGAGCGCCATGAGCGGTGGGATGCGCCCCGCGGTGGTGGAGCAGCTCGGCGAGCGGATCCGCGCCGCCCGCCAGGAGCTGGATC encodes the following:
- a CDS encoding MFS transporter, encoding MNAPAPRTPASLLRWYASYGTFTIPQASAPIAFSLIALPLTGDAASGAAMMLAMTAAQVVGAVPITRLGRRFSPVPFVRALIGLRTLALIGIAVLAGLQAPFALVVAGAALAGLVNGAAYGTLRAVLNHLVPASRLPRSLGVAATLNEVAFVASPVLAAALGSVSPQAAAWAMVLLGLGPMLLLPRIPTATAPGPAQRRGHLRLSPAIGLWLLCGGASAAAISAIEIGAVSMAVSFGMPATWGVIFPVALCVTSILGGIWVSVHNRMPRRRTVLAWLAVTALGVAAVGFGQSVAATVVGALLVGAVLAPLATYYSLVLDTLVEPAHRAEVFALLRTANALGIITSSALLSLAPLHTTFTVVIALMTTVMVLAGIVFTAGWVQVRRRRLAREAAEARAGSAQAVPDRVRLP
- a CDS encoding TetR/AcrR family transcriptional regulator yields the protein MTTAASRSRSARRRPGRPRGQDSAVVREAALVAAMELIARQGFAATSMSQVAHAAGISPSGLAHHFRSKQALLGAVLARRDELDAVPPRPDEDEPWRAYRELVDLARHNMDNRQIVALFMTMVGEAVAPEHPAHEWMLRHYRDVLAQLTAQVRTDQEAGRVREDAPAERIARETIALMDGLQVQWLLDPEVDMSRAMAEHLADLRRCWDLAP
- a CDS encoding glycoside hydrolase family 3 protein — its product is MTALTRRTFTAAAFGGLGAALAVPGAARAAGTVHRKQLEELLAGMSLEQKIGQLFVAVGYGATADAPHPSNTSTTGVDTIAEIVRTHHVGGLIYFVWSDNLQDIPQIAQLSNDVQDAALDSGGIPLVLSADEERGIVFRLPAPATALPGQMALGATGSPAHARKAGDLVGAEMRAAGLHQSFSPVVDVNIEARNPVIGVRSLGADPQTVADLAAAQIKGQQGAGCSAAAKHFPGHGDTATDSHVGLPVIDHTREELDALDLPPFVAAIAQGVDTIMTAHIMVPALDDSGRPATLSHPILTGLLREELGFEGVIVTDSLAMEGVRTLFGDDRVPVEAILAGADQMLMPPDLAVALGGVRDAVASGEITEERLDQSVRRILAQKMRRGLFDEVHVDPAAAADAIGLDKHAATAQRIAEDSITLIADDAGTVPLAPGTSVLVTGGTTGARLALVAEALTAAGLPATSLADASPQEAAAAAEEAEAVLVLTYSSGFTTPAAQQELVAALVASGTPVLHAALRNPYDVVHLGEVAASLATYSYTEPSLRALARVVAGEIRAKGSLPVPIPTADGSGEAYPIGHGLG
- a CDS encoding exo-beta-N-acetylmuramidase NamZ family protein — encoded protein: MNHAASHPAPVHGRRRVLASLGALPAGAALAAAGAARAEPGRGKGGNHSGGEFRLGVENLLEPEALETLRGARVGLITNPTGTDRTLRSTIDLLVAAQEDGGFTMTALFGPEHGVRGAEPAGGSVGDYIDEKTGLPVRSLYGATQKPTPEMLADVDVLVFDIQDIGTRFYTYIWTMYYAMEAAGENDKRVVVLDRPNPLGADVEGFVLEPELSSFVGLREIPQAHGLTVGELARFFDGEFLDGATDLEVVPMSGYDPEDPAAADLPWVLPSPNIPTADTAVVYAGTGLIESLNVSEGRGTTTPFLWFGAPFIGEQQIDAIIEDLQAAELPGVLYRPMFATPSTSKQAGSFCGGLQLHVTDPRAYQPVRTGIHVLAALLRNVEEVDWREGDDCRTPEDVCWIDKLSGTGRTRAMLEDGAEPEQIVEAWRKEAQRFTAAAQSYRLY